One stretch of Asterias rubens chromosome 8, eAstRub1.3, whole genome shotgun sequence DNA includes these proteins:
- the LOC117293179 gene encoding uncharacterized protein LOC117293179 — MESTTDVVMFQPQATDGQVLYDGQTDETEQGGGYTIIRSSSQRLHPRLIDNAGGYTYTLKSKSKRSTLWRCSVRNKTTYCRATVTQRDKHFKKGPFEHIHPGIPGRYVVEKVITQVKMKAKKEPLSANKIVDEVRNANVGNQELPHSMLPPSYIDHAATHMRKRIKERDFNFQNGSVPENFVTKVVNRGKKSHFLLATNNQLQLLSHMTHWYIDVSTKIVESPFKLLLSVHGFVNKNHQAKVVPLLFALMSGKRRKDFTIVFNALKEAVPNGICVTECMLEYDTNLWRGLNDAIPNLECVGSAYHWIQTIWGNIKAFGLHLSYLEDPKVFKLMRKLMALPFIPAELVPEMLTKLQQKATTGLVHQLLNYVEATWVEGDKCLWSPSAWSVYMQPYRTSNDLHNWHDRLSKIGKKGRLPLNSLVQKLYGEAKTVTLQVMIIYDGKLSRPQEESNKAVQNKASRHWDDYQQEKKSLKHLLNACATDLVQVESAYLPPKDLSEIL, encoded by the exons ATG GAGTCCACCACCGATGTTGTGATGTTCCAACCTCAAGCCACTGATGGCCAAGTGCTATACGATGGACAGACTGATGAGACAGAACAAGGAGGCGGTTACACCATCATACGGAGTTCATCTCAGAGACTTCATCCCAGATTGATTGACAATGCCGGTGGGTACACCTATACCTTGAAGTCAAAGAGCAAAAGGAGTACATTATGGAGGTGTTCTGTCCGGAACAAGACCACGTACTGCCGGGCTACAGTCACACAGCGTGATAAACACTTCAAGAAAGGGCCATTTGAACACATACATCCAGGCATTCCAGGACGTTATGTTGTGGAGAAAGTTATCACTCAAGTTAAGATGAAGGCCAAGAAAGAACCTTTGTCGGCAAACAAGATTGTAGATGAAGTACGCAATGCAAATGTAGGCAACCAGGAACTCCCTCATAGCATGTTGCCTCCTTCTTATATTGACCATGCCGCCACACATATGAGGAAGCGAATTAAAGAAAGAGATTTTAACTTTCAAAATGGCTCAGTCCCAGAGAACTTTGTCACGAAAGTTGTCAATCGCGGGAAGAAAAGTCATTTTCTACTGGCGACCAATAACCAGTTACAACTTCTCTCTCATATGACACATTGGTACATAGATGTAAGCACAAAGATTGTGGAGTCACCCTTCAAGCTGTTGCTGTCTGTCCACGGCTTTGTGAATAAAAATCACCAAGCCAAAGTTGTGCCTTTGCTATTTGCTCTTATGTCTGGCAAACGGAGAAAGGACTTTACAATTGTGTTTAATGCGTTAAAAGAGGCAGTTCCCAATGGCATTTGTGTGACAGAGTGCATGCTTGAGTATGATACCAACTTGTGGAGGGGCCTTAATGACGCCATCCCAAATCTAGAATGTGTTGGTAGCGCCTACCATTGGATCCAGACTATTTGGGGTAACATTAAAGCCTTTGGGCTTCATCTGAGTTACCTAGAAGATCCCAAGGTGTTTAAGCTGATGAGGAAACTCATGGCCCTACCATTCATCCCAGCTGAACTCGTACCAGAGATGCTCACAAAGCTACAGCAGAAGGCCACCACAGGGTTAGTGCATCAACTCCTGAACTACGTTGAGGCAACGTGGGTTGAAGGTGATAAGTGCCTGTGGTCACCATCAGCATGGAGTGTGTACATGCAGCCGTATCGAACAAGCAACGACCTTCACAACTGGCATGACCGTCTGAGCAAAATAGGCAAGAAAGGACGACTTCCGCTAAACTCCTTGGTGCAAAAGTTGTACGGTGAAGCTAAAACGGTGACCTTACAGGTTATGATCATATACGATGGAAAGCTGAGTAGACCTCAGGAGGAATCTAACAAGGCTGTACAGAATAAAGCCTCAAGACATTGGGACGATTATCAGCAAGAGAAGAAGTCACTAAAACATCTCTTGAACGCCTGTGCTACTGATCTGGTCCAGGTTGAGTCTGCATACCTACCACCTAAGGACTTAAGTGAAATTCTCTGA